The Pseudomonas parafulva genome includes a window with the following:
- the nuoL gene encoding NADH-quinone oxidoreductase subunit L, with product MNLLFLTFVFPLIGFVLLSFSRGRFSENLSALIGVGSVGLSAATAAYVIWQFNVAPPEGGAYSQLLWQWMSVDGFAPNFTLYLDGLSVTMLGVVTGVGFLIHLFASWYMRGETGYSRFFSYTNLFIASMLFLILGDNLLFIYFGWEGVGLCSYLLIGFYYSNRNNGNAALKAFIVTRIGDVFMAIGLFILFAQLGTLNVQELLVLAPQKFQAGDTWMVLATLMLLGGAVGKSAQLPLQTWLADAMAGPTPVSALIHAATMVTAGVYLIARTNGLFLLAPDILHLVGVVGGVTLVLAGFAALVQTDIKRILAYSTMSQIGYMFLALGVGAWDAAIFHLMTHAFFKALLFLASGAVIVACHHEQNIFKMGGLWKKLPLAYASFVVGGAALAALPIVTVGFYSKDEILWEAFASGNSGLLYAGLVGAFMTSLYTFRLIFIAFHGEAKTEAHAGHGISHWLPLGVLIVLSTFVGAWITPPLADVLPQSAGHAGGEAKHALEITSGAIAIAGILLAALLFLGKRSFVSAVANSGIGRVLSAWWFAAWGFDWIYDKLFVKPYLLISHLLRKDPVDRGIGLIPRLARGGHVAMTKTETGQLRWYTASIAIGAVLVLGAVVVAAV from the coding sequence ATGAACCTTCTCTTCCTGACTTTCGTCTTTCCCCTCATCGGCTTTGTGCTGCTGTCGTTCTCGCGCGGGAGGTTCTCGGAGAACCTGTCCGCTCTGATCGGCGTCGGTTCGGTGGGCCTGTCGGCGGCCACGGCCGCCTACGTGATCTGGCAGTTCAACGTCGCCCCGCCTGAAGGCGGTGCGTACAGCCAGCTGCTGTGGCAGTGGATGTCGGTGGATGGCTTTGCGCCGAACTTCACCTTGTACCTGGATGGCCTGTCGGTCACCATGCTGGGCGTAGTGACAGGCGTGGGTTTCCTGATCCACTTGTTCGCGTCCTGGTACATGCGTGGCGAGACCGGCTACTCGCGGTTCTTCTCGTACACCAACCTGTTCATCGCCAGCATGCTGTTCCTGATCCTGGGCGACAACCTGCTGTTCATCTACTTCGGTTGGGAAGGCGTGGGCCTGTGTTCCTACCTGTTGATCGGTTTCTACTACAGCAACCGCAACAACGGTAACGCAGCGCTCAAGGCCTTTATCGTCACCCGGATTGGCGACGTGTTCATGGCCATCGGCCTGTTCATCCTGTTCGCCCAGCTGGGCACGCTGAACGTCCAGGAACTGCTGGTGCTGGCACCGCAGAAATTCCAGGCCGGTGATACCTGGATGGTGCTGGCAACACTGATGCTGCTGGGCGGTGCCGTGGGCAAATCCGCGCAGCTGCCGCTGCAGACCTGGTTGGCAGACGCCATGGCCGGCCCGACCCCAGTGTCGGCGCTGATCCACGCGGCGACGATGGTCACGGCTGGTGTCTACCTGATCGCCCGTACCAATGGCCTGTTCCTGCTGGCGCCGGACATCCTGCACCTGGTGGGCGTGGTGGGTGGCGTGACCCTGGTGCTGGCGGGCTTCGCTGCACTGGTGCAAACCGACATCAAGCGTATCCTGGCCTACTCGACCATGAGCCAGATCGGCTACATGTTCCTGGCCCTGGGCGTCGGCGCCTGGGATGCGGCGATCTTCCACCTGATGACCCACGCCTTCTTCAAGGCGCTGCTGTTCCTGGCCTCGGGTGCCGTCATCGTGGCCTGCCACCACGAGCAGAACATCTTCAAGATGGGCGGCCTGTGGAAGAAACTGCCCCTGGCCTACGCCAGCTTCGTGGTCGGTGGCGCTGCCCTGGCGGCCTTGCCGATCGTGACCGTGGGCTTCTACTCCAAGGACGAGATCCTGTGGGAAGCCTTCGCCAGCGGCAACTCCGGCCTGCTTTACGCCGGCCTGGTCGGCGCCTTCATGACGTCGCTGTACACCTTCCGCCTGATCTTCATCGCCTTCCATGGCGAAGCCAAGACCGAAGCTCATGCCGGCCACGGCATCAGCCATTGGCTGCCACTGGGCGTGCTGATCGTGCTGTCGACCTTCGTCGGCGCATGGATCACCCCGCCGCTGGCTGATGTGTTGCCACAGAGCGCAGGCCATGCCGGCGGTGAAGCCAAGCATGCGCTGGAGATCACCTCGGGCGCCATCGCCATTGCAGGTATCCTGCTCGCCGCCTTGCTGTTCCTGGGCAAGCGCAGCTTCGTCAGCGCGGTGGCCAACAGTGGTATCGGCCGCGTGCTGTCGGCCTGGTGGTTCGCGGCCTGGGGCTTTGACTGGATCTACGACAAGCTGTTCGTCAAGCCCTACCTGCTGATCAGCCACCTGCTGCGCAAAGACCCGGTTGACCGCGGTATCGGCCTGATCCCTCGCCTGGCTCGCGGTGGCCACGTGGCCATGACCAAGACCGAGACGGGCCAGCTGCGCTGGTACACCGCCTCCATCGCCATTGGCGCAGTGCTGGTACTCGGCGCTGTGGTAGTGGCCGCGGTATGA
- the nuoK gene encoding NADH-quinone oxidoreductase subunit NuoK codes for MGAIPLEHGLAVAGILFCLGLVGLMVRRNILFVLMSLEVMMNASALAFVVAGARWVQPDGQVMFILVISLAAAEASIGLAILLQLYRRFHTLDIDAASEMRG; via the coding sequence ATGGGTGCTATCCCTCTCGAACATGGTCTGGCCGTCGCCGGCATCCTGTTCTGCTTAGGTCTGGTTGGCCTGATGGTCCGCCGCAACATCCTCTTCGTGCTCATGAGCCTGGAAGTCATGATGAACGCCTCTGCCCTGGCGTTCGTCGTCGCCGGTGCCCGTTGGGTCCAACCCGATGGCCAGGTGATGTTCATTCTGGTGATCAGCCTGGCAGCAGCCGAGGCCAGCATTGGCCTGGCCATCCTGCTGCAGCTGTATCGCCGCTTCCACACTCTCGACATCGATGCTGCCAGTGAGATGCGCGGATGA
- the nuoJ gene encoding NADH-quinone oxidoreductase subunit J, which produces MEFAFYFASGIAVVSTLRVVTGTNPVHALLYLIISLISVAMIFFSLGAPFAGALEVIAYAGAIMVLFVFVVMMLNLGPASVAQERGWLKPGIWAGPVILGALLLVELLYVLFVAPSGAAISGTTVGPKAVGVSLFGPYLLVVELASMLLLAAAVTAFHLGRNEAKE; this is translated from the coding sequence ATGGAATTCGCTTTCTACTTCGCATCCGGGATCGCCGTGGTCTCCACCCTTCGGGTGGTGACCGGCACAAACCCCGTGCACGCCCTGCTCTACCTGATCATCTCGCTGATTTCCGTGGCGATGATCTTCTTTTCCCTTGGCGCGCCGTTCGCGGGCGCCCTGGAAGTGATCGCCTATGCCGGCGCCATCATGGTGCTGTTCGTCTTCGTGGTGATGATGCTTAACCTGGGGCCGGCGTCGGTCGCCCAGGAGCGCGGCTGGCTCAAGCCCGGTATCTGGGCAGGGCCGGTGATCCTCGGCGCCCTGTTGCTGGTGGAACTGCTGTATGTGCTGTTCGTCGCACCCAGCGGGGCTGCCATCAGCGGTACCACCGTGGGCCCGAAAGCAGTGGGTGTGAGCCTGTTCGGCCCCTACCTGCTGGTGGTCGAACTGGCGTCGATGCTGCTGCTCGCGGCAGCTGTCACCGCCTTCCACCTGGGCCGCAATGAGGCGAAGGAGTAA
- the nuoI gene encoding NADH-quinone oxidoreductase subunit NuoI codes for MFKYIGDIVKGTGTQLRSLAMVFSHGFRKRDTLQYPEEPVYLPPRYRGRIVLTRDPDGEERCVACNLCAVACPVGCISLQKAETDDGRWYPEFFRINFSRCIFCGLCEEACPTTAIQLTPDFEMAEFKRQDLVYEKEDLLISGPGKNPDYNFYRVAGMAIAGKPKGAAQNEAEPINVKSLLP; via the coding sequence ATGTTCAAGTATATCGGCGACATCGTTAAGGGCACCGGCACCCAGCTGCGCAGCCTGGCCATGGTGTTCTCCCACGGGTTCCGCAAGCGCGACACCCTGCAGTACCCCGAAGAACCCGTGTACCTGCCGCCACGCTACCGTGGCCGCATCGTCCTGACGCGCGACCCCGACGGCGAAGAGCGCTGCGTGGCCTGCAACCTGTGCGCGGTAGCCTGCCCGGTGGGCTGCATCTCGCTGCAGAAGGCAGAAACCGACGACGGCCGTTGGTACCCGGAGTTCTTCCGCATCAACTTCTCGCGCTGCATCTTCTGCGGCCTGTGCGAAGAAGCGTGCCCGACCACCGCAATCCAGCTGACTCCGGATTTCGAAATGGCCGAGTTCAAGCGTCAGGACCTGGTGTACGAGAAAGAAGATCTGCTGATCTCCGGCCCCGGCAAGAACCCTGACTACAACTTCTACCGTGTTGCGGGCATGGCAATCGCTGGCAAGCCGAAAGGCGCTGCGCAGAACGAAGCCGAGCCGATCAACGTGAAGAGCTTGCTCCCATAA
- the nuoH gene encoding NADH-quinone oxidoreductase subunit NuoH, whose translation MSWFTPEVIDVILTVLRAIVVLLAVVVCGALLSFIERRLLGWWQDRYGPNRVGPFGMFQIAADMLKMFFKEDWNPPFVDRVIFTLAPVVAMSALLIAFVVIPITPTWGVADLNIGLLFFFAMAGLSVYAVLFAGWSSNNKYALLGSLRASAQTVSYEVFLGLALMGVVVQVGSFNMRDIVEYQAQNLWFIIPQFFGFCTFFIAGVAVTHRHPFDQPEAEQELADGYHIEYAGMKWGMFFVGEYIGIILISALLVTLFFGGWHGPFGILPQLSFLWFALKTAFFIMLFILLRASIPRPRYDQVMDFSWKFCLPLTLINLLVTAAIVLYNTPAVAAQ comes from the coding sequence ATGAGCTGGTTCACCCCCGAAGTGATCGACGTGATCCTCACCGTGCTACGGGCCATCGTGGTCCTGTTGGCGGTGGTGGTCTGCGGCGCGCTGCTCAGCTTCATCGAGCGGCGCCTGCTGGGCTGGTGGCAGGACCGTTACGGTCCGAACCGCGTCGGCCCGTTCGGCATGTTCCAGATCGCTGCCGACATGCTCAAGATGTTCTTCAAGGAAGACTGGAACCCGCCCTTCGTCGACCGCGTGATCTTCACCCTGGCACCGGTCGTGGCCATGAGCGCCCTGCTGATTGCCTTCGTGGTCATCCCGATCACCCCGACCTGGGGCGTGGCCGACTTGAATATCGGCCTGCTGTTCTTCTTCGCCATGGCCGGTCTGTCGGTGTATGCCGTGCTGTTTGCCGGCTGGTCCTCGAACAACAAGTACGCCTTGCTGGGCAGCTTGCGGGCCTCGGCCCAGACCGTGTCGTACGAAGTGTTCCTGGGCCTGGCGCTGATGGGCGTGGTGGTGCAGGTCGGCTCGTTCAACATGCGCGACATCGTCGAGTACCAGGCGCAGAACCTGTGGTTCATCATTCCGCAGTTCTTCGGCTTCTGCACCTTCTTCATCGCTGGCGTGGCCGTGACTCACCGTCACCCCTTCGACCAGCCGGAAGCGGAACAGGAACTGGCCGACGGCTACCACATCGAGTATGCCGGCATGAAGTGGGGCATGTTCTTCGTCGGTGAGTACATCGGCATCATCCTCATCTCGGCGCTGCTGGTCACCCTGTTCTTCGGCGGCTGGCACGGCCCGTTCGGCATCCTGCCGCAACTGTCGTTCCTGTGGTTCGCCCTGAAGACCGCGTTCTTCATCATGCTGTTCATCCTGCTGCGCGCCTCCATTCCGCGCCCACGCTATGACCAGGTGATGGACTTCAGCTGGAAGTTCTGCCTGCCGCTGACCCTGATCAATTTGCTGGTGACCGCTGCGATCGTGCTTTACAACACGCCAGCCGTCGCGGCCCAGTGA
- the nuoG gene encoding NADH-quinone oxidoreductase subunit NuoG, whose amino-acid sequence MATIHVDGKALEVNGADNLLQACLSLGLDIPYFCWHPALGSVGACRQCAVKQYTDENDTRGRIVMSCMTPASDGTWISIDDDESKAFRASVVEWLMTNHPHDCPVCEEGGHCHLQDMTVMTGHNERRYRFTKRTHQNQDLGPFIAHEMNRCIACYRCVRYYKDYAGGTDLGVYGAHDNVYFGRVEDGVLESEFSGNLTEVCPTGVFTDKTHSERYNRKWDMQFAPSICHGCSSGCNISPGERYGELRRIENRFNGSVNQYFLCDRGRFGYGYVNRTDRPRQAQLADGTKLGLDAALDKAADLLRGRTIVGIGSPRASLESNYGLRELVGAEYFHCGMEAGELARVRLALEVLNNSPLPVPTLRDIEDHDAVFVLGEDLTQTAARVALAVRQATKGKAEAMAEAMKVQPWLDAAVKNIGQHALYPLFIASLAETKLDDVAEECVHAAPADLARLGFAVAHAIDPSAPAVAGLDDEAKALAQRIADALIAAKRPLVIAGTSLADASLIEAAANIAKALKLRDKQGSLSLVVPEANSLGLAMLGGESVDAALDAVIDGKADAIVVLENDLYARVPAAKVDAALAAAKVVIVADHSRTPTVERAHLVLPAASFAEGDGTLVSQEGRAQRFFQVFDPQYLDSSIQVHEGWRWMHALRATLLAKPVDWTQLDHVTHACAQAAPQLAGIVDAAPSAAFRIKGLKLAREPLRYSGRTAMRANISVHEPRTPQDRDTAFAFSMEGYSGSAEPRQQVPFAWSPGWNSPQAWNKFQDEVGGHLRAGDPGVRLIESQGDGLAWFTTVPGAFNPARGTWTAVPFFHLFGSEESSSRAAPVQERIPAAYVALAKSEADRLGVNEGALLDLNVAGVALRLPLRINEALGAGLVALPKGLAGIPPAVFGASVEGLQEAAQ is encoded by the coding sequence ATGGCCACTATCCACGTAGACGGCAAAGCGCTCGAAGTCAACGGTGCAGACAACCTGTTACAGGCCTGTCTGTCACTTGGCCTCGACATCCCTTATTTCTGCTGGCACCCGGCGCTTGGCAGCGTCGGTGCCTGTCGCCAGTGCGCGGTCAAGCAGTACACCGACGAGAACGACACCCGCGGGCGTATCGTCATGTCCTGTATGACGCCTGCATCCGACGGCACCTGGATCTCCATCGACGATGACGAGTCCAAGGCGTTTCGCGCCAGCGTCGTCGAATGGCTGATGACCAACCACCCGCACGACTGCCCCGTGTGCGAGGAAGGCGGTCACTGCCACCTGCAAGACATGACGGTGATGACCGGCCACAACGAGCGCCGCTATCGCTTCACCAAGCGCACTCACCAGAACCAGGACCTTGGCCCGTTCATCGCCCATGAGATGAACCGCTGCATCGCCTGCTACCGCTGCGTGCGTTACTACAAGGACTATGCCGGTGGCACCGACCTGGGTGTCTATGGCGCCCATGACAACGTCTATTTCGGCCGCGTCGAAGACGGCGTGCTGGAAAGCGAGTTCTCGGGCAACCTGACCGAAGTCTGCCCAACCGGCGTGTTCACCGACAAGACCCACTCCGAACGCTATAACCGCAAGTGGGACATGCAGTTTGCCCCGAGCATCTGCCACGGTTGCTCCAGTGGCTGCAACATCAGCCCAGGCGAGCGTTACGGTGAACTGCGCCGCATCGAGAACCGTTTCAACGGCTCGGTGAACCAGTACTTCCTGTGCGACCGGGGCCGCTTCGGCTATGGCTACGTCAACCGCACGGATCGTCCACGCCAGGCGCAACTGGCCGACGGCACCAAGCTGGGCCTGGACGCTGCCCTGGACAAAGCCGCCGACCTGCTGCGCGGCCGCACCATCGTCGGTATCGGTTCGCCACGCGCCAGCCTGGAAAGCAACTATGGCCTGCGCGAACTGGTCGGTGCCGAGTATTTCCACTGTGGGATGGAAGCCGGTGAACTGGCGCGCGTGCGCCTGGCGCTGGAGGTGCTGAACAACAGCCCCCTGCCCGTTCCGACCCTGCGCGACATCGAAGACCACGACGCGGTATTCGTGCTCGGTGAAGACCTGACCCAGACCGCTGCCCGTGTCGCCCTGGCCGTGCGCCAGGCCACCAAGGGCAAGGCCGAGGCCATGGCCGAGGCGATGAAGGTTCAGCCGTGGCTCGACGCCGCCGTCAAGAACATCGGTCAGCATGCGCTGTACCCCCTGTTCATCGCCAGCCTGGCCGAGACCAAGCTCGACGACGTGGCCGAGGAGTGCGTGCATGCAGCCCCGGCGGACCTGGCCCGCCTTGGTTTTGCCGTGGCCCATGCCATCGACCCAAGTGCACCCGCCGTCGCCGGCCTGGACGACGAGGCCAAGGCCCTGGCCCAGCGCATCGCCGATGCCCTGATCGCCGCCAAGCGCCCGCTGGTGATTGCCGGCACCTCGCTGGCCGATGCCTCGCTGATCGAGGCCGCCGCCAACATCGCCAAAGCCCTGAAGCTGCGCGACAAACAAGGCTCGCTGAGCCTGGTGGTGCCTGAAGCCAACAGCCTTGGCCTGGCCATGCTGGGTGGCGAATCGGTCGACGCTGCACTGGATGCGGTCATCGACGGCAAGGCCGACGCCATCGTGGTGCTGGAAAACGACCTCTACGCCCGAGTGCCTGCGGCCAAAGTGGATGCTGCCCTGGCAGCGGCCAAGGTGGTCATCGTTGCCGATCACTCCAGAACCCCGACGGTCGAGCGCGCTCACCTGGTATTGCCAGCCGCTTCCTTCGCCGAAGGCGACGGCACCCTGGTCAGCCAGGAAGGCCGTGCCCAGCGCTTCTTCCAGGTGTTCGACCCGCAGTACCTGGACAGCAGCATCCAGGTCCACGAAGGCTGGCGCTGGATGCACGCCCTGCGTGCAACCCTGCTGGCTAAGCCCGTGGACTGGACCCAACTGGACCACGTGACCCACGCCTGCGCCCAGGCGGCACCGCAACTGGCTGGCATCGTCGACGCCGCGCCAAGCGCCGCCTTCCGCATCAAGGGCCTGAAGCTTGCCCGCGAGCCGCTGCGCTACTCCGGTCGCACCGCCATGCGCGCCAACATCAGCGTGCACGAGCCGCGTACCCCGCAAGACCGCGATACCGCCTTTGCCTTCTCGATGGAAGGGTATTCGGGCTCGGCCGAGCCGCGTCAGCAGGTCCCGTTCGCCTGGTCGCCAGGCTGGAACTCGCCCCAGGCCTGGAACAAGTTTCAGGACGAGGTGGGCGGTCACTTGCGTGCCGGCGACCCCGGCGTACGCCTGATCGAATCCCAAGGTGATGGCCTGGCCTGGTTCACCACGGTGCCTGGCGCCTTCAACCCGGCCCGCGGCACCTGGACGGCAGTACCGTTCTTCCACCTGTTCGGCAGCGAAGAAAGCTCCTCGCGTGCCGCGCCAGTGCAAGAGCGCATTCCGGCTGCCTACGTGGCCCTGGCCAAGTCCGAAGCCGATCGCCTGGGCGTCAACGAAGGCGCCCTGCTGGACCTGAACGTCGCGGGTGTGGCGCTACGCTTGCCGCTGCGTATCAATGAAGCGCTGGGCGCTGGCCTGGTCGCGCTGCCCAAGGGCCTGGCCGGCATCCCGCCAGCCGTGTTCGGGGCATCCGTCGAAGGCCTGCAGGAGGCAGCACAATGA
- the nuoF gene encoding NADH-quinone oxidoreductase subunit NuoF yields the protein MTITSFGPANRIARSAETHPLTWRLREDGEPVWLAEYESKNGYAAARKALAQMSADEIVQSVKDSGLKGRGGAGFPTGVKWGLMPKDESMNIRYLLCNADEMEPNTWKDRMLMEQQPHLLIEGMLISARALKAYRGYIFLRGEYTTAAKNLNRAIDEAKAAGLLGKNVLGSGFDFELFVHTGAGRYICGEETALINSLEGRRANPRSKPPFPAAVGVWGKPTCVNNVETLCNVPAIVANGNDWYKSLAREGSEDHGTKLMGFSGKVKNPGLWELPFGVTARELFEDYAGGMRDGFRLKCWQPGGAGTGFLLPEHLDAQMYAGGIAKVGTRMGTGLAMAVDDSVSMVSLLRNMEEFFARESCGWCTPCRDGLPWSVKMLRALENRQGRAEDIETLLGLVNFLGPGRTFCAHAPGAVEPLGSAIKYFRSEFEAGVAPVVAGEALRPDLARPLQAGPTVVGA from the coding sequence ATGACCATCACTTCCTTCGGCCCGGCCAACCGCATCGCGCGCTCGGCTGAGACCCATCCGCTGACCTGGCGCCTGCGTGAAGACGGCGAGCCGGTCTGGCTGGCCGAGTACGAATCGAAGAACGGCTACGCCGCTGCCCGCAAGGCGCTGGCGCAGATGTCGGCTGACGAAATCGTGCAAAGCGTCAAGGACTCCGGCCTCAAGGGCCGTGGTGGCGCTGGCTTCCCCACCGGGGTGAAGTGGGGCCTGATGCCCAAGGATGAATCCATGAACATCCGTTACCTGCTGTGTAACGCCGATGAAATGGAGCCCAACACCTGGAAGGACCGCATGCTGATGGAGCAACAGCCCCATCTGCTGATCGAAGGCATGCTGATCAGCGCCCGCGCGCTGAAGGCCTACCGCGGCTATATCTTCCTGCGCGGCGAATACACCACTGCGGCGAAAAACCTCAACCGCGCCATCGATGAAGCCAAGGCCGCTGGCCTGCTGGGCAAGAACGTCCTGGGCAGCGGTTTCGATTTCGAGCTGTTCGTGCACACCGGTGCAGGCCGCTACATCTGCGGCGAAGAAACCGCGCTGATCAACTCGCTCGAAGGTCGCCGCGCCAACCCGCGTTCCAAGCCGCCCTTCCCTGCCGCCGTGGGTGTATGGGGCAAGCCGACCTGCGTGAACAACGTCGAGACCCTGTGCAACGTGCCGGCCATCGTCGCCAACGGCAACGACTGGTACAAGTCGCTGGCCCGCGAAGGCAGCGAAGACCATGGCACCAAGCTGATGGGCTTCTCCGGCAAGGTCAAGAACCCAGGCCTGTGGGAATTGCCGTTTGGCGTCACCGCACGCGAACTGTTCGAGGACTACGCTGGCGGCATGCGCGACGGCTTCCGCCTCAAGTGCTGGCAGCCAGGCGGCGCCGGCACCGGTTTCCTGCTGCCCGAGCACCTGGACGCGCAGATGTACGCAGGCGGTATCGCCAAGGTCGGCACCCGCATGGGCACAGGCCTTGCCATGGCGGTTGACGACAGCGTCAGCATGGTCTCGCTGCTGCGCAACATGGAGGAGTTCTTCGCCCGTGAGTCGTGCGGCTGGTGCACACCATGCCGTGACGGCCTGCCATGGAGCGTGAAGATGCTGCGCGCCCTGGAAAACCGCCAGGGCCGTGCCGAAGACATCGAGACCCTGCTGGGGCTGGTCAACTTCCTTGGCCCAGGCCGTACCTTCTGCGCCCACGCACCGGGTGCGGTGGAGCCGCTTGGCAGTGCCATCAAGTACTTCCGCTCGGAGTTCGAGGCCGGTGTCGCGCCGGTCGTCGCTGGCGAGGCGTTGCGCCCTGACCTGGCAAGACCGCTTCAGGCAGGGCCGACCGTAGTCGGCGCATAA
- the nuoE gene encoding NADH-quinone oxidoreductase subunit NuoE, producing MNSTLIQTDRFALSETERSAIEHEMHHYEDPRAASIEALKIVQKARGWVPDGAIHAIGEVLGIPASDVEGVATFYSQIFRQPVGRHIIRVCDSMVCYIGGHESVVSQIQSELGIGLGQTTADGRFTLLPVCCLGNCDKAPALMIDDDTFGDVQPAGVSKLLEGYA from the coding sequence ATGAACAGCACGCTTATCCAGACAGACCGTTTCGCCCTGAGCGAAACCGAGCGCTCGGCCATCGAGCATGAAATGCACCACTACGAGGACCCGCGTGCGGCGTCCATCGAAGCCCTCAAGATCGTGCAGAAAGCCCGTGGCTGGGTGCCGGACGGCGCCATTCATGCCATCGGCGAGGTGCTGGGTATCCCGGCCAGCGACGTCGAAGGCGTCGCCACCTTTTACAGCCAGATCTTCCGCCAGCCGGTGGGCCGCCACATCATCCGCGTGTGCGACAGCATGGTGTGCTACATCGGCGGCCACGAGTCGGTGGTCAGCCAGATCCAGAGCGAGCTGGGCATTGGTTTGGGGCAAACCACTGCCGATGGCCGCTTCACCCTGCTGCCGGTCTGCTGCCTTGGAAACTGCGACAAGGCCCCGGCGCTGATGATCGACGACGACACCTTTGGCGACGTGCAGCCTGCTGGCGTCTCCAAGCTGCTGGAGGGTTACGCATGA
- the nuoC gene encoding NADH-quinone oxidoreductase subunit C/D — MTADNAIYIPPYKANDQDVVVELHNRFGAEAFVAQETRTGMPVLWVKRAQLKEVLSFLRGVAKPYSMLYDLHGVDERLRTQRRGLPAADFSVFYHLLSIERNSDVMIKVSLSEGDLNLPSVTSIWPNANWYEREVWDMFGIDFAGHPHLSRIMMPPTWEGHPLRKDYPARATEFDPYSLTLAKQQLEEESARFNPEAWGMKRQGANEDYMFLNLGPNHPSAHGAFRIVLQLDGEEIVDCVPDIGYHHRGAEKMAERQSWHSFIPYTDRIDYLGGVMNNLPYVLAVEKLAGIQVPQKVDVIRIMLAEFFRITSHLLFLGTYIQDVGAMTPVFFTFTDRQRAYTVIEAITGFRLHPAWYRIGGVAHDLPRGWDKLVKDFVEWLPKRLDEYTKAALQNSILKGRTIGVAAYNTQEALAWGTTGAGLRSTGCDFDLRKARPYSGYENFEFEVPLAHNGDAYDRCMVRVEEMRQSIRIIDQCLRNMPEGPYKADHPLTTPPPKERTLQHIETLITHFLQVSWGPVMPANESFQMIEATKGINSYYLTSDGGTMSYRTRIRTPSYPHLQQIPSVIKGSMVADLIAYLGSIDFVMADVDR, encoded by the coding sequence ATGACAGCGGACAACGCTATTTACATTCCGCCCTACAAGGCAAACGACCAAGATGTGGTCGTCGAATTGCACAACCGTTTTGGCGCCGAAGCATTCGTCGCCCAGGAAACCCGCACCGGTATGCCCGTGCTGTGGGTCAAGCGCGCCCAACTCAAGGAAGTGCTGAGCTTCCTGCGTGGCGTGGCCAAGCCTTACAGCATGCTGTACGACCTGCACGGGGTCGACGAACGCCTGCGCACCCAGCGCCGTGGCCTGCCTGCCGCCGACTTCAGCGTGTTCTACCACCTGCTGTCGATCGAGCGTAACAGCGATGTGATGATCAAGGTCTCGCTCAGCGAAGGCGACCTGAACCTGCCGTCGGTGACCAGCATCTGGCCCAACGCCAACTGGTACGAGCGTGAAGTGTGGGACATGTTCGGCATCGATTTTGCCGGCCACCCGCACCTGAGCCGCATCATGATGCCGCCGACCTGGGAAGGTCACCCACTGCGCAAGGACTACCCGGCCCGCGCCACCGAGTTCGATCCCTACAGCCTGACCCTGGCCAAGCAGCAGCTTGAGGAAGAGTCGGCGCGCTTCAACCCCGAAGCCTGGGGCATGAAACGTCAGGGCGCCAACGAGGACTACATGTTCCTCAACCTTGGCCCCAACCATCCGTCTGCCCACGGTGCCTTCCGTATCGTCCTGCAGCTCGATGGTGAAGAAATCGTCGACTGCGTACCGGACATCGGCTACCACCACCGCGGTGCCGAGAAGATGGCCGAGCGTCAGTCCTGGCACAGCTTCATTCCCTACACCGACCGTATCGACTACCTCGGCGGTGTGATGAACAACCTGCCGTACGTCCTGGCGGTAGAAAAGCTGGCCGGCATCCAGGTGCCGCAGAAGGTCGACGTGATTCGCATCATGCTCGCCGAATTCTTCCGCATCACCAGCCACCTGCTGTTCCTGGGCACCTACATCCAGGACGTGGGCGCCATGACCCCGGTGTTCTTCACCTTCACCGACCGCCAGCGCGCGTACACGGTGATCGAAGCGATCACCGGTTTCCGGCTGCACCCGGCCTGGTACCGCATCGGCGGCGTCGCCCACGACCTGCCGCGTGGCTGGGACAAGCTGGTCAAGGATTTCGTCGAGTGGCTGCCCAAGCGCCTGGACGAATACACCAAGGCCGCCCTGCAGAACAGCATTCTCAAGGGCCGTACCATTGGCGTGGCCGCCTACAACACGCAAGAGGCGCTGGCCTGGGGCACTACCGGTGCCGGCCTGCGCTCCACCGGTTGCGACTTCGACCTGCGCAAGGCGCGCCCTTACTCCGGCTACGAGAACTTCGAGTTCGAAGTGCCGCTGGCCCACAACGGCGATGCCTACGATCGCTGCATGGTCCGTGTCGAGGAGATGCGCCAGAGTATCCGCATCATCGACCAGTGCCTGCGCAACATGCCGGAAGGCCCGTACAAGGCGGACCACCCGCTGACCACGCCGCCGCCCAAAGAGCGCACCCTGCAGCACATCGAGACCTTGATCACCCACTTCCTGCAAGTGTCGTGGGGCCCGGTCATGCCGGCCAACGAGTCGTTCCAGATGATCGAAGCGACCAAGGGCATCAACAGTTACTACCTGACGAGCGACGGCGGCACCATGAGCTACCGCACCCGGATCCGCACCCCGAGCTACCCGCACCTGCAGCAGATCCCTTCGGTGATCAAAGGCAGCATGGTTGCCGACCTCATTGCGTACCTGGGCAGTATCGACTTCGTTATGGCTGACGTGGACCGCTAA